CGGCGGGGGACAGGCTCTTGTGCGCGGTGGCGGCGCGGCTGCGTGCCGAGGTCAGCGCGGCCGACACGCTGGCGCGGCTGGGCGGCGACGAATTCGCCGTGCTTCTGACCGAGACCGAGGCGCCGCAGACCGTGAGCGCGCTGGCCGAGCGGCTGATCGCGGCGATCGAGGCAGAATTCGATCTGGACGGGCGGCGCATCGGCATCGGCGCCAGCCTTGGCATTGCGATGGCGCCCTCGGACGGGCTCAGCCCGAAGGCGCTGGTCAAGGCGGCCGATGTGGCGCTGTGCCGGGCCAAGGCCGACGGCTCGGGCTGCCTGCGGTTTTTCGCGCCCGAAAGCGACAGCCGGATGCAGCAGCGCCGGGCGCTGGAAAGCGATCTGCGCCGGGCCTGGGCCGCGCGCGATTTCCAGCTCTTCTTCCAGCCGATCGTCGAGATGAAGACGCGCCGGGTCTCCTGTCTCGAGGCGCTGTTGCGCTGGCACCACCCCGAACGCGGCTGGGTCTCGCCCGAGACCTTCATTCCGCTGGCCGAGGAGATGGGGCTGATCGTGCCGATCGGCGAATGGGTGCTGACCGAGGCCTGCGCGGCGGCGGCACGCTGGCCGGGCAGCCTGCGGGTGGCGGTCAATCTCTCGCCGGTGCAGCTGGCGCATATCGGCCTGGCCGAGGCGATCGCCGCGGCGTTGCGGCGCACCGGGCTGGCGGCGAACCGGCTGGAGCTGGAGATCACCGAGACGGTGATGATGAAGGAGACCCCGGCGACGCTGGCGACGCTGGAGCGGCTCAAGGGGATCGGACTGCGCATCGCCATGGATGATTTCGGCGCGGGCTATTCCTCGTTGCGCAACCTGCAGCGGTTTCCCTTTGACAAGGTCAAGATCGACCGCGCCTTCACCGCCGGTCTGGGCACGTCGCAGCAAAGCGCGGCGATCGTGCGGGCGGTGACGGGGATGTGCCAGAGCCTCGGCATGGTCTCGACCGCCGAGGGGGTAGAGACCGAGACGCAGCTGGCCGCGCTGGCGCGCGAGGGCTGCAGCGAGGTGCAGGGCTATCTGTTCAGCAAGCCCGTTCCGGCGGCGCAGGTGGGCGCGCTGCTGGCGCGGCTCGACGGGCTCAAGGTCGGCTGAACGGGCTCAGACGGCCTTGAGCCGCGCGGGCGCGGAACCTTGAAGGGCGCGCACCCGCGCCTCCGGACCGCGGGGGTCAAGATCGTAAAGCTTCGGCCGTGCTGTCAGATAGGCCCGCCAGTTGCCTTCGGGCTCGTCGCTGATCTTCACCTTGTGGACAGTTGAGACCAGTTCGTTCAGCCTCACGATCCCCAGACCAAGCCCGGGCTCCTGATACTCGGCGATGATCTCCATGATTTTCAGATCAAGCTCGGGAATCGGTCCGGCGGCCGCTTTTGGCGCGGGCGGCGGGGCGGCTTTCTGCACCGGCTGTTGCACCGGCTTCGGGGGCGGTTGTGGCGCGTCTTTCGGCGCGGGGGGCAGCGGCAGCGTCAGGAAGGTCTCGCAGGCGTCGCGAAAGATCTGCGGCGTCTTCGTCTCGCCGATCCCGGTCACCTGCCGCCCGTATTCGCGCAGGCGCAGCGCCAGATGGCTGAAATCGCGGTCCGAACTGGCGATCACGAAGCGCTTCACCCCCTCGCGCAGCGCCAGCTCCATCGCATCAAGCGCCAATAGCAGGTCCGAGGCATTCTTGCCCTTGCCCGCATGCATCAGCCGGAACCCCTGCGGACCGCCCTGCCAATCCGTGGCCTTTTGCGCATCCAGATAGACCCGCCGCACCGTCACCGTGCCAAAGGCCCGCGCCCGCAGCGCGATCTGCCCGGCATATCTGGCCGAAAGATTGTCGCCATCGACCAGAACCGCCACCGTTTCCATAGCCCTCGTCACCTCTGCACCGCGTTCAACCGCAGGCTGCGCAGAAAATGCGACAAAATTCAGGCGCTTCGGCGCGGCGTTGCGTCACGTCGCGCGGCGCGGATCATAGCGCAGCAGCCGCAGCGCATTCGCCGTCACCAGCACCGTCGCCCCGGTATCGGCCAGAACCGCGATCCAGAGCCCGGTGATCCCGAAAACCGAGGTGACCAGAAACACCGCCTTCAGCCCCAGCGCGATGGCGACATTCTGGCGGATGTTGCCCAGGGTCTGCCGCGACAGCCGGATCAGCGCGGGCAGATCGGTCAGGTCGTTGCGCATCAGCACCGCATCGGCGGTCTCGATCGCCACATCGGTCCCCGCCCCGATCGCCACGCCGACATCGGCCGCCCGCAGCGCCGGGGCGTCGTTGATGCCGTCGCCCAGCATCAGCACGCCCCCCTGCGCCGAAAGCCGCGTCACCTCGGCGCATTTGTCCTCGGGCAGAAGCCCCGCCTTGACCGCAAGCCCCAAGGGCGCCGCCAGCGCCCGCGCCGGGGCCTCGGCATCGCCGGTCAGCATCACGCTGTCCAGCCCAAGCGCCCGCAGCGCCGCCAGCGCCGCGCCCGCCTCGGGCCGGGGCTCGTCGCGCAGGGCAATCAGCCCCTGCGGAACGCCGTCGCGGCAAAGTTCGACCACCGTCTTCGCCTCGGCCTGCAGCGCCGCCGCCTGCGGGTTGCCCGCGGCAGGCGCCGCAATGCGCCACAGCGCCCCGGCGATCTGCGCCTCGGCCCCCACCCCCGGGATCACCCGGGCGGCCGTGGCGGCGGGGGCCGTCACCCCCTCGGCTGCGGCGCGTGCCAGGATCGCCCGCGCCAGGGGATGCGAGGACCCCGCCTCGACCGCCGCCGCATGGGCCAGCAGATCGGCGACCGCAACCCCGGCGGCGGGCCGAAGATCGGTCACAAGCGGGCGGCCCGGCGTCAGCGTGCCGGTCTTGTCGAGCGCCACAAGCCGCAGCCGCGCCAGCGCCTCGATCACCGCGCCGCCCTTGACCAGAAGCCCGCGCCGCGCCCCGGTCGAGAGCGCCGCCGCCATCGCCGCGGGCACCGAAATCACCAGCGCGCAGGGGCAGCCGATCAGCAACAGCGCCAGCGCGCGATAGATCCAGACGCCCCAATCCGCCCCGGTCAAGAGCGGCGGCAGCACCGCCACCAGCGCCGCCAGACCGACGATCAGCGGCATGTACCAGCGGCTGAAGCGGTCGATGAAGCGTTCGACCGGGGCCTTGGCCGCCTCGGCCTCGGCCACCATCCGCGCGATCCGCGCCAGCGTGCTGTCCGCCGCCGCGCGCGTCACCCGCAGCCGCAACAGCGCCTCGGTGTTGATCGAGCCCGCCAGAACCCGGTCGCCCGGGCCGCGCGTCACCGGCACGCTTTCCCCGGTCACCGCGCTTTCATCGAGGCCCGAGACCCCCTCGACGATCTCGGCATCGACCGGGGCGCGGTCGCCCGGGCGCAGCCGCAGGATCTGCCCCGGCTGCAGGGTCGCCGCCGCCACCTCGCGCGTCTGTCCGTCCCGCTCCAGAAGCGCGGTTTCCGGCATCTGCCGGGCCAGCGCCCGCAGCCCGTCGCGCGCGCGGGCGGCGGCAATCGATTCCAAAAGCTCGCCCAGAGCAAAGAGCACCACCACCATCGCCGCCTCGGCCGCGGCGCCGATCATCAGCGCGCCGATGGCCGCCACCGTCATCAGCATCTCGATGCTGAAGGGCTGCCCGACCCGTGCCAGCGCCAGGGCCTGCCGCGCCACCGGGAACAGCGCGCCCAGACAGGCCAGCGCGAAGGCAGGCGCCGCCAGCGCGGGCAGCATCAGCGCGACGCCCCAGGCGAGGGCGAGCCCGCCCGCCGACCAGAACAGCCGCGCCGCCTTCGGCCCGCGCAGCCAGGGCGCGGCGGGCGGCAGGGGCGCGGCGGTCACTTCGGCGGTCACTTCGGGGGCCGGCGCGGGCGCGGGGGCCGCCGCACCGCAGCCGCAACCGCCACAGCCGCAGGCCGGGGCGCCGCCGTGGTCGTGCCCGTCATGCCCGTGGTCATGCCCGTGATCGTGGCGGGGTTTCAGCAGCGGCAGCGGCGGCGCGGCGCCGATGCGGGTGATCGTGTAACCCAGCCGCGTCACCGTGCGTTCCAGCTCGCCCGGGCTGGTCGCGCCCGGGGTCAGCCGCGCCCGCAGCCGCTCGCTCATCAGCGCGATCTCCACCGCCTCGACGCCCGGCAGCCGCTCCACCGCGCTGCGGACCTTGCCCGCACAGGCGGCGCAATCCATGCCGCCGACCTGCCACTCGCACGATTCCATTTTCGAAACCTCTGCCATATCAACCTCTTGCATCACGATCTTCAGGCACTTGCCGCGATCTTGCCAAAACCCTAATCTCTCTAGCGACTAGAGCTGCAAGGGGGGATCATGCTCAGCATCGGGCGTTTGTCGCAGGAAACCGGGGTCAAGGTGCCGACGATCCGTTATTACGAGCAGATCGGCCTGATGCCCGCGGCCGAGCGCAGCAGCGGCAATCAGCGGCTTTACGGCGCGGCGGCGCGGCGGCGGCTGTCCTTCATCCGCCATGCCCGCGATCTGGGCTTTCCGCTGGAGGCGATCCGCGATCTGCTGGGCCTGACCGATCAGCCCGACCAGCCCTGCACCGCCGTCGATGCGATCGCGCGGGCGCAGCTGACGACGATCCGCTCGCGCATCGCGCGGCTGCAGGCGCTGGAGGACGAGCTGGTGCGGATGATCGGGCACTGCACCCATGGCCGGATCGCCGAGTGCCGGGTGATCGAGGTTCTGGGCGATCACGGCCTGTGCGCGCATGACCACCACGGCACGCCCGAGGAGGAGGGGCCGGGGCGGTAGCGCCCTCAGCGGGTGTCCTTCGGCCGCAGCACCAGCCAGATCAGCGCCGCCCCCGCCAGCGTCAGGAAGGGCAGCATGGCGAGGTTCACCGCCTGCCAGCCCGCCACCGCATCGGCCGAGGCGCAGGTCATCAGCCCGCCCGAGGAGAGCGAGGCCAGAAACACCCCGCCGAAGACGACGAAATCGTTCATCCCCTGCACCGTGCCGCGTTCCTCGGGGGCATGGGCGGCGGCCAGCATCGCGGTCGAGCCGATGAAACCGAAGTTCCAGCCCAGCCCGAGCAGCATCAGCGCCAGGAAGAATTGTTCGAGATCGACCCCGGTCAGGGCCACGGCCCCCGCCACGGCCAGAATGAAAAGACCAATGCCGACAATGGTTTCGCGGCCAAAGCGGGCAATCAGATGGCCGGTGAAGAAAGAGGGCAGATACATCGCCAGCACATGCGCCGAAACGATGTCGGCGGCATTCGTCGTGGTGTGGCCGCAGCCCACCACCGCCAGCGGAGTCGAGGTCATCACCAGGTTCATCAGCGCATAGGAAACCATGCCGCAGATCATCGCCACCAGGATCACCGGATCGCGCAAAAGTTCCCCGCGCGTCCGCCCCCCCGCTTGCCCCTTCACCCGGCGGCCGGGCGCGGGGATGCGCAGGAAGGCAAAGATCAGCGGCCCGGCCAGGTTGATCGCGATGATCGCAAGGTAAGTCGCCTGAAACGGCACCACCAGCGCCTGCGCCGTCAGCTTGACCAGCTGCGGCCCCAGCACCGCCGCCGCCAGGCCCCCGGCCAGCACCCAGGAAATCGCCTTGCTCTGGTGCTCGGGCGCGATGCCATCGGTCGCGGCGAAGCGGTAAAAGCCCTGCGCCGACATGTAGATACCGGCCAGAAGCGAGCCGAGGCAGAACAGCGGGAAAGAGCCGATGGCCAGCGCATGGGCGGAAATCGCCGCGCCGATGCCGCCCGCGGCCGTGGCCAGGATGAAGCCCGCACGGCGGCCGTAAACCGCCATGAAGGACGACATCGGCTGCGCCGTCAGCACCGATCCCAGCACGATCAGCGAAAGCGGCAGCGTCGCCAGACAGGGGTTCGTCGCCAGCGACTGGCCCGCCAGCCCGCCGACGGTGAAGATCATCGACATCTGCGCGCCCAGAAACGCCTGTGCCGCGACCAGCACGATCAGGTTGCGAAGCGGCAGCGGCGGGGCAGAGGCGGCAGTCTGTGTCATGCCCAAGGCCTAGCGCGCGCCGTGCGGGCTGGCAAGCTTTCGGGTCTGGCGCCGGGCGCGAAAACCGGGCAGGCTGGGCGCATGGTCGGACGCATCATCACCACCGAAGACGACGTGGCCGAGGGCGCGGCCTGGCTGGCCGCGACCGAGCCGCGCTTTGCCCGCGTGCTGGACCGGACCGGCCCCTGGCCGCTCCGGCGCCGCGAGGACGGGTTCGACGCGCTGCGCGATGCGATTCTGGGTCAGCAGGTGTCGACCGCCGCGGCGCGCGCGATCCGCGGCAGGCTGATTGACGCGGGCTTCGGCGCCGCCCCCGCTTTGGCCGAAGCCTCCGAAGAGGATCTGCGCGGCTGCGGCCTGTCGCGACAAAAGGTGCGCTATCTGCAGGCGCTGGCGCGGTCCGGCATCGATTTCGACGCGCTGCGCCGCCTGCCCGATGCGCAGGTGATCGAGACGCTCTTGCCCCTGCCCGGCATCGGCCGCTGGACGGTCGAGATGTATCTGATCTTCGCGCTCGGCCGTGCCGATGTCTTCGCCGTTGACGATCTGGCGCTCGCCGAGGCGGCACGGATGCTGTTCGACCTGCCCGAACGGCCGAAGCCGCGGGCCTTTGGCACGCTCTCTGCGGCCTGGTCGCCCTGGCGGGCGGTTGCCGCGCGCGGGCTTTGGGCCTATTACGCGGCGATGAAGGATCGTGAAGGAGTGGCGCCATGACGCGGATCAACAAGGTGGGACGGGTCGAGGCCCGCTCGGGCAAGGCGACCTCGGCGGTGATCTTCCTGCATGGCTATGGCGCGGATGGCGACGACCTGCTGGGTCTGGCCGAGCCGCTCGCCCCGCATCTGCCGAACACGCTGTTCCTCGCCCCCGACGCGCCCGAGGAGTGCGTGACCAATCCCTTTGGGCGGCAATGGTTTCCGATCCCGTGGCTCGATGGCTCTGCCCCCGAAGAGGCCGCCGCGGGGCTGACACGCTCCTCGGAAGATCTGAACGCCTTCCTGGATCAGGTGATGGCGGCCGAGGGGCTGGCGGCGGCGCAGATCGCGCTTCTGGGCTTTTCGCAGGGCACGATGATGGCGCTGCAGGTGGCGCCGCGGCGCGCGCAGGCGCTGGCGGGCGTCGTCGGCTTTTCCGGGCGGCTTCTGCGCGCCGATGCGCTGGCCGCCGAGACGGTGACGAAGCCGCCGATGCTGCTGCTTCATGGCGATGTCGATCAGATCGTGCCC
This DNA window, taken from Rhodobacter capsulatus SB 1003, encodes the following:
- a CDS encoding heavy metal translocating P-type ATPase, with protein sequence MQEVDMAEVSKMESCEWQVGGMDCAACAGKVRSAVERLPGVEAVEIALMSERLRARLTPGATSPGELERTVTRLGYTITRIGAAPPLPLLKPRHDHGHDHGHDGHDHGGAPACGCGGCGCGAAAPAPAPAPEVTAEVTAAPLPPAAPWLRGPKAARLFWSAGGLALAWGVALMLPALAAPAFALACLGALFPVARQALALARVGQPFSIEMLMTVAAIGALMIGAAAEAAMVVVLFALGELLESIAAARARDGLRALARQMPETALLERDGQTREVAAATLQPGQILRLRPGDRAPVDAEIVEGVSGLDESAVTGESVPVTRGPGDRVLAGSINTEALLRLRVTRAAADSTLARIARMVAEAEAAKAPVERFIDRFSRWYMPLIVGLAALVAVLPPLLTGADWGVWIYRALALLLIGCPCALVISVPAAMAAALSTGARRGLLVKGGAVIEALARLRLVALDKTGTLTPGRPLVTDLRPAAGVAVADLLAHAAAVEAGSSHPLARAILARAAAEGVTAPAATAARVIPGVGAEAQIAGALWRIAAPAAGNPQAAALQAEAKTVVELCRDGVPQGLIALRDEPRPEAGAALAALRALGLDSVMLTGDAEAPARALAAPLGLAVKAGLLPEDKCAEVTRLSAQGGVLMLGDGINDAPALRAADVGVAIGAGTDVAIETADAVLMRNDLTDLPALIRLSRQTLGNIRQNVAIALGLKAVFLVTSVFGITGLWIAVLADTGATVLVTANALRLLRYDPRRAT
- a CDS encoding MFS transporter, which produces MTQTAASAPPLPLRNLIVLVAAQAFLGAQMSMIFTVGGLAGQSLATNPCLATLPLSLIVLGSVLTAQPMSSFMAVYGRRAGFILATAAGGIGAAISAHALAIGSFPLFCLGSLLAGIYMSAQGFYRFAATDGIAPEHQSKAISWVLAGGLAAAVLGPQLVKLTAQALVVPFQATYLAIIAINLAGPLIFAFLRIPAPGRRVKGQAGGRTRGELLRDPVILVAMICGMVSYALMNLVMTSTPLAVVGCGHTTTNAADIVSAHVLAMYLPSFFTGHLIARFGRETIVGIGLFILAVAGAVALTGVDLEQFFLALMLLGLGWNFGFIGSTAMLAAAHAPEERGTVQGMNDFVVFGGVFLASLSSGGLMTCASADAVAGWQAVNLAMLPFLTLAGAALIWLVLRPKDTR
- a CDS encoding DNA-3-methyladenine glycosylase family protein, coding for MVGRIITTEDDVAEGAAWLAATEPRFARVLDRTGPWPLRRREDGFDALRDAILGQQVSTAAARAIRGRLIDAGFGAAPALAEASEEDLRGCGLSRQKVRYLQALARSGIDFDALRRLPDAQVIETLLPLPGIGRWTVEMYLIFALGRADVFAVDDLALAEAARMLFDLPERPKPRAFGTLSAAWSPWRAVAARGLWAYYAAMKDREGVAP
- a CDS encoding alpha/beta hydrolase; the encoded protein is MTRINKVGRVEARSGKATSAVIFLHGYGADGDDLLGLAEPLAPHLPNTLFLAPDAPEECVTNPFGRQWFPIPWLDGSAPEEAAAGLTRSSEDLNAFLDQVMAAEGLAAAQIALLGFSQGTMMALQVAPRRAQALAGVVGFSGRLLRADALAAETVTKPPMLLLHGDVDQIVPFGDLKQAADALSAAGFDLRTHVMRGTGHGISPDGLGQALAFLRAHLPA
- a CDS encoding MerR family transcriptional regulator, with the translated sequence MLSIGRLSQETGVKVPTIRYYEQIGLMPAAERSSGNQRLYGAAARRRLSFIRHARDLGFPLEAIRDLLGLTDQPDQPCTAVDAIARAQLTTIRSRIARLQALEDELVRMIGHCTHGRIAECRVIEVLGDHGLCAHDHHGTPEEEGPGR
- a CDS encoding NYN domain-containing protein, giving the protein MTRAMETVAVLVDGDNLSARYAGQIALRARAFGTVTVRRVYLDAQKATDWQGGPQGFRLMHAGKGKNASDLLLALDAMELALREGVKRFVIASSDRDFSHLALRLREYGRQVTGIGETKTPQIFRDACETFLTLPLPPAPKDAPQPPPKPVQQPVQKAAPPPAPKAAAGPIPELDLKIMEIIAEYQEPGLGLGIVRLNELVSTVHKVKISDEPEGNWRAYLTARPKLYDLDPRGPEARVRALQGSAPARLKAV